In Dolichospermum flos-aquae CCAP 1403/13F, the following proteins share a genomic window:
- the moeB gene encoding molybdopterin-synthase adenylyltransferase MoeB yields MLNPNLDEIQLTKDDYERYSRHLILPEVGMEGQKRLKAASVLCIGTGGLGSPLLLYLAAAGIGRIGIVDFDVVDTSNLQRQVIHGTSWVGKPKIESAKNRIHEINPHCQVDLYETRLSSENALDIIRPYDIVVDGTDNFPTRYLVNDACVLLDKPNVYGSIFRFEGQATVFNYEGGPNYRDLYPEPPPPGMVPSCAEGGVLGILPGMIGIIQATETVKIILGNGTTLSGRLVLYNALDMKFRELKLRPNPIRPVIDKLIDYEQFCGIPQAQAEEAKQQMEVQEMTVKELKALLDSGAKDFVLLDVRNPHEYQIAKIPGSVLVPLPDIENGDGVAKVKDLLNGHRLIAHCKLGGRSAKALAILKEAGITGTNVKGGINAWSQEVDASVPQY; encoded by the coding sequence ATGCTAAATCCCAATCTGGATGAAATCCAGTTGACAAAAGACGACTACGAACGCTATTCCCGCCACTTAATTTTGCCAGAAGTGGGCATGGAAGGGCAAAAACGCCTAAAAGCCGCCAGTGTACTCTGTATCGGTACAGGTGGACTAGGTTCACCATTGCTGTTATATCTTGCAGCAGCAGGTATAGGCAGAATTGGTATTGTTGATTTTGATGTTGTGGACACCTCTAACCTGCAACGTCAGGTTATTCACGGGACATCCTGGGTGGGTAAACCGAAAATCGAATCAGCAAAAAACCGGATTCATGAAATTAACCCCCATTGTCAGGTTGATTTGTATGAAACTCGTTTAAGTTCCGAAAACGCCTTAGATATTATTCGGCCTTACGATATCGTTGTTGATGGCACTGATAACTTCCCAACGCGGTATTTAGTCAACGATGCTTGCGTATTGTTAGATAAACCCAACGTCTACGGTTCTATCTTCCGATTTGAAGGACAAGCAACCGTCTTTAACTATGAAGGTGGACCCAACTATCGTGACTTATATCCCGAACCACCACCACCAGGAATGGTTCCTTCCTGTGCAGAAGGTGGAGTGCTGGGAATTTTACCGGGAATGATTGGGATTATTCAAGCCACAGAAACAGTGAAAATTATTCTGGGGAATGGTACTACCTTGAGTGGTAGACTAGTGCTTTACAACGCCTTGGATATGAAATTCCGGGAGTTGAAACTGCGTCCTAACCCCATCCGTCCAGTTATTGACAAGCTGATAGATTACGAACAATTCTGTGGGATTCCCCAAGCCCAAGCCGAAGAAGCGAAACAGCAAATGGAAGTTCAAGAAATGACTGTGAAGGAATTGAAGGCGTTATTAGATAGTGGTGCAAAGGACTTTGTGCTGCTAGATGTGCGTAATCCTCATGAGTACCAAATTGCTAAAATTCCTGGTTCTGTGTTAGTCCCTTTACCAGATATTGAAAATGGTGATGGTGTGGCTAAGGTGAAGGACTTACTCAATGGACACCGTTTAATTGCTCATTGTAAACTGGGTGGACGTTCGGCGAAAGCCTTGGCTATCCTCAAGGAAGCGGGAATTACTGGCACAAATGTTAAAGGGGGAATTAATGCTTGGAGTCAAGAAGTAGACGCTTCTGTTCCTCAGTATTAA
- a CDS encoding RNA-guided endonuclease InsQ/TnpB family protein — MLLSFKTALIPNNRQITAFRKASGVARHAYNWANAQIKDILAAQKEGEKLKLPSAIDLHKKLVAEVKSEHIWYYEVNKNIPQKALADLRQAWDRCFKKTSKQPRFKKKGQHDSFYLESGTKAKPAIKNDGKRIKLPSIGWVRLAIPLPITVTHNCVISRQADKWFISVKYEVEKPPILADGPTIGVDIGIKELAVCSNGEVFENPKAYRHKSKRMKRLQRSVSRKIKGSNNRKKAVRKLAKLHAKVSNIRKDSIHKLTYYLAKNHSIIKIEDLHVKAFLKNHKLAGAIADCGMYEFKRQLEYKTEKFGSELILVDRFFPSSQICSNCGNHRHKMPLKNRVYICPDCGYKADRDLNAARNIDRWFVDIFIPVA, encoded by the coding sequence ATGCTTTTATCATTCAAAACTGCACTAATTCCAAATAACCGACAGATTACAGCTTTTCGCAAGGCTTCTGGAGTCGCTAGACACGCTTACAACTGGGCAAATGCTCAAATCAAGGATATTTTAGCTGCTCAAAAAGAAGGCGAAAAACTTAAATTACCATCAGCGATTGACTTGCATAAAAAGTTAGTTGCTGAGGTAAAATCTGAGCATATTTGGTATTACGAAGTTAATAAAAATATCCCTCAGAAGGCGTTAGCTGATTTACGCCAGGCTTGGGATAGGTGTTTCAAAAAAACATCAAAACAACCACGATTCAAGAAAAAAGGACAACACGATTCTTTCTATTTAGAATCAGGAACTAAGGCGAAACCAGCGATTAAAAATGATGGTAAAAGAATTAAATTACCGTCAATTGGCTGGGTACGATTAGCCATACCTTTACCGATTACAGTAACTCATAATTGCGTGATTTCTAGACAGGCTGATAAATGGTTTATTTCTGTTAAATACGAAGTTGAAAAACCTCCTATACTTGCAGACGGACCGACCATTGGTGTTGACATTGGTATCAAAGAATTAGCAGTTTGCAGTAATGGTGAAGTATTCGAGAATCCTAAAGCCTACCGCCATAAGAGTAAACGCATGAAACGTTTACAGCGTAGTGTGAGCAGGAAAATTAAAGGCTCTAATAACCGTAAAAAAGCTGTGAGAAAATTAGCTAAATTACACGCCAAAGTTTCTAATATTCGCAAGGATTCTATTCACAAATTAACCTACTATCTAGCTAAAAACCACAGCATAATTAAGATAGAAGATTTGCACGTTAAGGCATTTTTGAAGAACCACAAATTAGCAGGTGCAATTGCAGATTGTGGGATGTATGAATTTAAAAGGCAATTAGAGTACAAAACTGAGAAGTTTGGCAGTGAATTAATCCTTGTGGATAGGTTCTTTCCTAGTTCGCAAATATGCTCTAACTGCGGTAATCATCGTCATAAAATGCCATTAAAAAACCGCGTTTATATTTGTCCTGATTGTGGCTATAAAGCTGACAGGGACTTAAATGCAGCGCGTAATATTGACCGATGGTTTGTGGATATTTTTATCCCTGTAGCGTAG
- a CDS encoding response regulator transcription factor, with product MDTLSTNNSKILIVDDDSSVRNLIQRFLSRKYQIESAADGKTALVLFEQFNPALVILDWNLPDANGYKLCQEMQSRTNVLVMMLTSRNDEADKIKVLAAGADDFLTKPFSLAEVEVRVEALLRRVRYIQSSVSQRLTFNQLAINSEAREVTLNNKALALTALEFNILHFLATHPGQAWSRTQLIQKIWGCDYVGDGRVVDVHIGQLRKKMEVDSSMPEYIKTVRGYGYKFDPPDNTAS from the coding sequence ATGGATACGCTTTCCACAAATAATTCCAAGATTCTGATTGTAGATGACGATTCTAGTGTCCGTAACCTGATTCAGCGTTTTTTGAGTCGGAAATATCAAATAGAATCAGCAGCAGATGGTAAAACGGCTCTTGTCTTATTTGAGCAATTTAATCCCGCTTTAGTGATTCTCGACTGGAACTTACCAGATGCAAATGGCTATAAACTTTGCCAAGAAATGCAAAGTCGTACCAATGTGTTAGTCATGATGCTTACCAGTCGCAATGATGAAGCTGATAAAATTAAAGTCTTGGCTGCTGGTGCTGATGATTTTTTAACCAAACCATTTAGTCTAGCTGAGGTAGAAGTTAGGGTAGAAGCCCTATTAAGACGTGTTCGCTATATCCAGTCCAGTGTGTCACAACGCCTCACTTTCAATCAGTTAGCTATTAACTCAGAAGCGCGAGAGGTAACACTCAATAATAAAGCTTTAGCTTTAACTGCTTTGGAGTTTAATATCTTACATTTTCTAGCTACCCACCCTGGACAAGCATGGAGTCGTACCCAACTGATCCAAAAGATTTGGGGTTGTGATTATGTGGGAGATGGACGGGTTGTTGATGTGCATATTGGACAACTTAGGAAGAAAATGGAAGTTGATTCTAGTATGCCGGAGTATATTAAAACGGTACGGGGTTATGGTTATAAGTTTGA